Proteins from a single region of Alphaproteobacteria bacterium:
- a CDS encoding ComF family protein — MSFDALRRQFERAAPLTALVRRARGAARGTLDTLLPPLCLSCSALVSEPGALCAACWPKVSFLGAPLCARCGFPFEVDAGPGTLCGACLKRAPRYDRARAAFRYDEGSRGLVLAFKHGDRTDAAPAYGRWLARAGAELLADADFLAPVPLHRWRLFWRRYNQAALLAHAAGKASGRTVMPDLLIRRRNTPSQADRDARERRRNVAGAFALNERYRPFIRGRRVVLVDDVLTTGATVEACTRVLRLAGAERVDVLALARVVRPEFRS; from the coding sequence ATGTCCTTCGACGCCCTGCGCCGACAATTCGAGCGTGCCGCTCCGCTGACCGCCCTGGTCCGTCGGGCGCGGGGCGCCGCGCGCGGCACGCTCGACACGCTGCTGCCGCCGCTCTGCCTGTCGTGCTCGGCACTGGTCAGCGAGCCGGGCGCGCTGTGCGCCGCCTGCTGGCCGAAGGTATCCTTCCTCGGCGCGCCGCTCTGCGCGCGCTGCGGCTTTCCCTTCGAGGTCGATGCCGGGCCCGGCACGCTGTGCGGCGCCTGCCTGAAGCGCGCGCCGCGCTATGACCGCGCCCGCGCCGCCTTCCGCTACGATGAAGGTTCGCGCGGCCTCGTGCTCGCCTTCAAGCATGGCGACCGCACCGACGCGGCGCCGGCCTATGGGCGCTGGCTGGCGCGGGCCGGCGCCGAGCTGCTGGCCGACGCCGACTTCCTGGCGCCGGTGCCGCTGCACCGCTGGCGGCTGTTCTGGCGCCGCTACAACCAGGCGGCGCTGCTCGCCCATGCCGCCGGCAAGGCGTCCGGCCGCACGGTGATGCCCGACCTGCTGATCCGCCGCCGCAACACGCCCTCGCAGGCCGACCGCGACGCGCGCGAGCGCCGTCGCAACGTCGCCGGCGCCTTCGCGCTCAACGAGCGCTATCGGCCCTTCATCCGCGGCCGTCGCGTCGTGCTGGTCGACGATGTGCTGACCACCGGCGCCACGGTCGAGGCCTGCACCCGCGTGCTGCGCCTGGCCGGCGCCGAGCGAGTCGACGTGCTGGCCCTGGCCCGCGTCGTTCGGCCGGAGTTCCGTTCCTGA
- a CDS encoding FAD-binding oxidoreductase yields the protein MHVVVVGAGISGLSTAWAMAKRGHKVTLLERDVLPNPLAASGDQHRITRRAYGDMHGYAMRMTESFAAWNELWADLGREHMARVGVSSVSLKEGDRAQAYAEGMARDGFSFETFKTDEAVKRYPFLDPEHVREVYYSREGGALLCQRIASDMAAWLQARNVTIRTHAIVESIDTDAASVTLRSGERIAADSVVVTAGAWVGTLFPDLARTLVAHRTCVIYLEPPADLKSAWSKAPSMAGLGVDGYVLPPSMGTQLKFGASFTRMPWHPDEPFEVDRATALEMREIFAPLFVRIDEYRITDTRRCVYTFTEDWHFHGERRGATWIISACSGHGYKFGTAVGRRVADALETGDDRTLVEWLAARD from the coding sequence ATGCATGTGGTGGTCGTGGGTGCGGGGATCTCCGGGCTGAGCACCGCCTGGGCGATGGCCAAGCGCGGGCACAAGGTGACGTTGCTGGAACGCGACGTGCTGCCCAACCCGCTGGCGGCCTCGGGCGACCAGCACCGCATCACGCGCCGGGCCTATGGCGACATGCACGGCTACGCCATGCGCATGACGGAGTCCTTCGCCGCGTGGAACGAGCTGTGGGCCGATCTCGGGCGCGAGCACATGGCGCGCGTCGGCGTCAGCAGCGTCTCGCTGAAGGAGGGCGACCGTGCGCAGGCCTATGCCGAAGGCATGGCGCGCGACGGCTTCTCGTTCGAGACGTTCAAGACGGATGAGGCGGTCAAGCGCTACCCGTTCCTCGATCCCGAGCACGTGCGCGAGGTCTACTACTCGCGCGAGGGCGGCGCGCTGCTCTGCCAGCGCATCGCCTCGGACATGGCGGCGTGGCTGCAGGCCAGGAACGTCACCATCCGCACCCACGCGATCGTCGAGTCCATCGACACCGACGCCGCCAGCGTCACCTTGCGCTCGGGCGAGAGGATCGCCGCCGACAGCGTCGTCGTCACCGCCGGCGCCTGGGTCGGCACGCTGTTCCCCGACCTTGCGCGCACCCTCGTCGCCCATCGCACCTGCGTCATCTACCTGGAGCCGCCGGCCGACCTGAAATCGGCGTGGTCGAAGGCGCCGTCGATGGCCGGACTCGGCGTCGACGGCTATGTGCTGCCGCCGTCGATGGGCACGCAGCTGAAGTTCGGCGCCAGCTTCACGCGCATGCCGTGGCACCCGGACGAGCCGTTCGAGGTCGACCGCGCCACGGCGCTTGAGATGCGCGAGATCTTCGCGCCGCTCTTCGTCCGCATCGACGAATACCGCATCACCGACACGAGGCGCTGCGTCTATACCTTCACCGAGGACTGGCACTTCCATGGCGAGCGCCGCGGCGCCACCTGGATCATCTCGGCCTGCTCGGGCCATGGCTACAAGTTTGGCACGGCGGTGGGCCGGCGCGTCGCCGACGCCCTGGAAACCGGCGACGATCGCACCCTTGTCGAGTGGCTCGCCGCCCGCGATTGA
- the grxC gene encoding glutaredoxin 3 — translation MAKVEMYTTQWCGYCARARALLERKGVPYTEYDVEEEAGRREEARARSGGRTSVPQIFIDGKHIGGSDEMAALDRAGKLDPLLAA, via the coding sequence ATGGCCAAGGTCGAGATGTACACGACGCAGTGGTGCGGCTATTGCGCCCGCGCGCGGGCGTTGCTGGAGCGCAAGGGCGTCCCGTACACCGAGTACGACGTCGAGGAAGAGGCCGGCAGGCGCGAGGAAGCCCGCGCGCGCTCGGGCGGGCGCACCTCGGTGCCGCAGATCTTCATCGACGGCAAGCACATCGGCGGCAGCGACGAGATGGCCGCGCTCGATCGGGCGGGCAAGCTCGACCCGCTGCTGGCCGCCTGA
- a CDS encoding carbon-nitrogen hydrolase family protein, whose protein sequence is MSATFTAGLIQVNATNELAPNIAFIEEQTRRARDAGAEFVMTPENSTLIGANRGETLAKALPEEDHPGLASAQAIAKECGVWFLVGSIHVKVEAERNANRSYLVAPDGGIVASYDKIHMFDVQLAGGETYRESSTFRPGEQAVIAETPWGRLGMTICYDLRFPYLYRALAHGGAQMLSIPSSFTVPTGRAHWHTLMRARAIETGCYVFAPAQVGSHAGNRKTYGHSLVVAPWGEVIADAGDSGPGFVTAQIDMAKVAEARQAVPSLTHDRSYSGPTVRTYALPKAAE, encoded by the coding sequence ATGTCCGCCACGTTCACCGCCGGCCTGATCCAGGTCAACGCCACCAACGAGCTGGCGCCCAACATCGCCTTCATCGAGGAGCAGACGCGGCGCGCGCGCGACGCGGGCGCCGAGTTCGTCATGACGCCGGAGAATTCCACCCTGATCGGCGCCAATCGCGGCGAGACGCTGGCCAAGGCGCTGCCCGAGGAGGACCATCCCGGGCTGGCCTCGGCGCAGGCGATCGCCAAGGAATGCGGCGTGTGGTTCCTGGTCGGCTCGATCCATGTGAAGGTCGAGGCCGAGCGCAATGCCAACCGGTCCTACCTGGTGGCGCCCGATGGCGGCATCGTCGCCAGCTACGACAAGATCCACATGTTCGACGTGCAGCTCGCCGGCGGCGAGACCTATCGTGAATCCTCGACCTTCCGCCCGGGCGAGCAGGCGGTGATCGCCGAGACGCCGTGGGGCAGGCTCGGCATGACCATCTGCTACGACCTGCGATTCCCCTACCTTTATCGCGCGCTGGCGCATGGCGGGGCGCAGATGCTGTCGATCCCCTCGTCGTTCACCGTGCCGACCGGCCGGGCGCACTGGCACACCTTGATGCGCGCGCGCGCCATCGAGACCGGCTGCTACGTATTCGCCCCGGCCCAGGTCGGCAGCCACGCCGGCAACCGCAAGACCTACGGCCACTCGCTCGTGGTGGCGCCGTGGGGCGAGGTGATCGCCGACGCCGGCGATTCCGGCCCGGGCTTCGTCACCGCGCAGATCGACATGGCCAAGGTCGCCGAGGCGCGCCAGGCTGTGCCCTCGCTGACCCACGACCGCAGCTACAGCGGCCCCACCGTGCGCACCTACGCGCTGCCGAAGGCGGCGGAGTAG
- a CDS encoding addiction module protein has protein sequence MATGGPLRRELGKLSPGERLRLAHELIDSVAGEEMPPPPLTEEQLVELRERVARYRADKDARRWTLEEILSERSRD, from the coding sequence ATGGCGACGGGCGGCCCCCTGCGTCGCGAGCTTGGCAAGCTCTCGCCCGGCGAGCGGCTGCGTCTGGCGCATGAGCTGATTGACAGTGTCGCCGGCGAGGAAATGCCGCCGCCGCCGCTAACTGAGGAGCAACTGGTGGAGCTGCGCGAGCGAGTGGCTCGCTACCGTGCGGACAAAGATGCCCGTCGTTGGACCCTGGAGGAGATTCTGAGCGAGCGCAGCCGCGACTGA
- a CDS encoding type II toxin-antitoxin system RelE/ParE family toxin: MVFEVSWTGPARGDVHDARHYYGAIDARLDAALVERLRRSERLLLENPLIYPIVDGDLRRAPLRQFPYALFYLVENNGIIVVALMHHKRRRLARDELVGA, translated from the coding sequence ATGGTGTTTGAGGTATCCTGGACCGGCCCCGCGCGCGGCGATGTCCATGATGCTCGCCACTACTACGGCGCGATCGATGCGCGTCTGGATGCCGCATTGGTCGAGCGGTTGCGCCGTAGCGAGCGTCTCTTGTTGGAGAATCCACTCATCTATCCAATCGTCGACGGCGATCTCCGGCGCGCACCCCTGCGGCAGTTCCCGTACGCACTCTTCTATCTGGTCGAGAACAACGGCATCATTGTCGTCGCATTGATGCACCACAAGCGCCGCCGGCTTGCACGCGACGAACTAGTCGGCGCCTAG
- a CDS encoding class I SAM-dependent methyltransferase, with the protein MTASSWITRWAPLIAPGAAILDVAAGGGRHTRHLRGRGHPVTAVDRDISGLADLRGDPGAEIIAADLEDGSPWPLPGRRFGAVVVTNYLHRPLWPALLAALAPGGVLLYETFMVGNERFGKPGNPAFLLRDGELLDVAREGGLSVVAYEAVMLSDPRPAMVQRIAARRF; encoded by the coding sequence ATGACCGCCTCTTCCTGGATCACCCGCTGGGCGCCGCTGATCGCGCCGGGCGCCGCCATCCTCGATGTCGCCGCCGGCGGCGGCCGGCACACGCGCCATCTCCGCGGACGTGGGCATCCGGTCACGGCGGTGGACCGCGACATCTCCGGCCTGGCGGACCTGAGAGGCGACCCCGGCGCCGAGATAATCGCCGCCGACCTCGAGGACGGCTCGCCCTGGCCCCTGCCCGGCCGCCGCTTCGGCGCGGTGGTGGTGACCAACTACCTCCACCGCCCGCTGTGGCCAGCGCTGCTGGCGGCGCTCGCGCCCGGCGGCGTGCTGCTCTACGAGACGTTCATGGTCGGCAACGAACGCTTCGGCAAGCCGGGCAACCCCGCCTTCCTGCTGCGCGACGGCGAACTGCTCGATGTCGCGCGCGAGGGCGGCCTGTCGGTGGTCGCCTACGAAGCGGTGATGCTGAGCGACCCGCGCCCGGCGATGGTCCAACGCATCGCCGCGCGTCGGTTCTAG
- a CDS encoding DUF1178 family protein: protein MIKYTLRCSKDHRFDSWFRDSATYEKQEKRRLLECPTCGDSKVERALVAPNVTAKGNRRTGPARPPRQVEESAPPATEAPAQPVATVPPNMPPELRKVLLELRGQVEKNCDYVGEKFAEEARKIHYGEADKRGIYGETSDEEAAALADEGIEFGRLPWVPKGN from the coding sequence ATGATCAAGTACACGCTGCGTTGCTCGAAAGACCACCGGTTCGACAGCTGGTTCCGCGACAGCGCCACTTACGAGAAGCAGGAAAAGCGGCGGCTGCTCGAGTGCCCGACCTGCGGCGATTCGAAGGTCGAGCGCGCGCTGGTCGCGCCCAACGTGACAGCCAAGGGCAACCGCAGGACCGGCCCGGCGCGCCCGCCCCGCCAGGTCGAGGAGAGCGCGCCGCCGGCGACCGAGGCGCCGGCCCAGCCCGTCGCCACTGTGCCGCCGAACATGCCGCCGGAGCTGCGCAAGGTGCTGCTGGAGCTGCGCGGCCAGGTCGAGAAGAACTGCGACTATGTCGGCGAAAAGTTCGCCGAGGAGGCGCGCAAGATCCACTACGGCGAGGCCGACAAGCGCGGCATCTACGGCGAGACCTCGGACGAGGAGGCCGCGGCGCTGGCCGACGAGGGCATCGAGTTCGGCCGCCTGCCCTGGGTGCCCAAGGGCAATTGA
- a CDS encoding Lrp/AsnC family transcriptional regulator — MPSTDLDAIDRRIIATLQADGRLTNVQLAERVGLSPSPCLRRVRRLEREGYIGAYRAMLGRERVGLGLTVFIGVRIGNHADERCDDFEAQLVAMPEVVACHMVSGEADYLLEVVVPDLQHYQRFLVGKLLNLPVIREVRSNIAIQTLKSGAPLPLAHLGG; from the coding sequence ATGCCAAGCACTGACCTGGACGCCATCGACCGCCGGATCATCGCCACCCTGCAGGCGGATGGCCGGCTGACCAACGTGCAGCTGGCCGAGCGCGTGGGATTGTCGCCCTCGCCCTGCCTGCGGCGGGTCAGGCGGCTGGAGCGCGAAGGCTATATCGGCGCCTATCGCGCCATGCTGGGCCGCGAGCGGGTCGGCCTGGGCCTGACCGTCTTCATCGGCGTGCGCATCGGCAACCACGCCGACGAGCGCTGCGACGATTTCGAGGCGCAGCTGGTGGCCATGCCCGAGGTCGTGGCCTGTCATATGGTGTCGGGCGAGGCCGACTATCTACTGGAAGTGGTGGTCCCCGACCTGCAGCACTACCAGCGCTTCCTGGTCGGCAAGCTCCTGAACCTGCCGGTGATCCGCGAGGTGCGCAGCAACATCGCCATCCAGACCCTGAAGTCAGGCGCGCCGCTGCCTTTGGCGCATCTCGGAGGCTGA
- a CDS encoding nuclear transport factor 2 family protein, with protein sequence MTDRHASLTRAVQRYLDLCQDNDISRFDRVFRPTAQLHGFVDGVLKKTTAAEFRDGFLSRPSPVSQGSKRADEILLMDFASDTQAMTKLRLRINDTIYVDYLTWHRVDGEWLITAKGFHIETAKAA encoded by the coding sequence ATGACCGACCGCCACGCCAGCCTCACCCGGGCCGTCCAGCGCTATCTCGACCTATGCCAGGACAACGACATCTCGCGCTTCGACCGGGTCTTCCGGCCGACGGCGCAATTGCACGGCTTCGTCGACGGCGTGCTGAAGAAGACCACCGCGGCGGAGTTCCGCGACGGCTTCCTCAGCCGGCCCTCGCCGGTCTCGCAGGGCTCGAAGCGCGCCGACGAGATCCTGCTGATGGACTTCGCCTCCGACACGCAGGCGATGACCAAGCTGCGCCTGCGCATCAACGACACGATCTACGTCGACTACCTCACCTGGCACCGCGTCGACGGCGAATGGCTGATCACCGCCAAGGGCTTCCATATCGAGACCGCGAAGGCCGCGTAG
- a CDS encoding amidohydrolase family protein produces MGETLFRNVRVIDGSGEAPFAGEVLVQGNRIKAIARRPATLGVGPEIAVVDGGGATLMPGLVEAHAHPSFINTPSAPALGEVPPEEHTLLTAKFARLLLDHGFTALHSAAAAKPRLDVAVRNAINAGDLVGPRMLAASLEMTVTSGLGDVRLNHLHRETFAVVADGADEFRRWARFFVREGVDVLKINPSGDEGTPGSKAHMTVMTDAEVAAVAEVARAHEKRMAAHARSAGAVKMCLRHGVDVIYHATLCDEEALDMLEAKKARVFVAPTIGITVGAYKEAPSRGVNLPDDVKRRFDNEFVRGIENMKALKKRGVRVLPGGDYGFAFNPMPRNARDMEHFVSLFGFTPMEAIVAATKYGGELMARGAGPGESERAAPELGLVKEGFLADLLLVDGDPSVDVSILQDANRLLAIMKDGAFHKPPPAHREARPMAAE; encoded by the coding sequence ATGGGCGAAACGCTGTTCAGGAACGTGCGGGTGATCGACGGCTCGGGCGAGGCGCCCTTCGCCGGCGAGGTGCTGGTCCAGGGCAATCGCATCAAGGCGATCGCGCGCCGACCGGCGACGCTCGGCGTCGGGCCCGAGATCGCCGTGGTCGATGGCGGCGGCGCCACCTTGATGCCGGGCCTCGTCGAGGCGCACGCCCATCCCAGCTTCATCAACACGCCGTCCGCGCCGGCGCTGGGCGAGGTGCCGCCGGAGGAGCACACCCTGCTCACGGCAAAGTTCGCGCGCCTGCTGCTCGACCACGGCTTCACGGCGCTGCACAGCGCCGCCGCGGCCAAGCCGCGCCTCGACGTCGCCGTGCGCAACGCCATCAACGCCGGCGACCTGGTGGGGCCGCGCATGCTGGCGGCGTCGCTGGAGATGACGGTGACCAGCGGGCTGGGCGACGTGCGGCTCAACCACCTGCATCGCGAGACCTTCGCCGTGGTCGCCGACGGCGCCGACGAGTTCCGCCGCTGGGCGCGCTTCTTCGTGCGCGAGGGCGTCGACGTCTTGAAGATCAATCCCTCGGGCGACGAGGGCACGCCGGGCTCGAAGGCGCACATGACGGTGATGACCGACGCCGAGGTCGCCGCCGTGGCCGAGGTGGCACGGGCGCACGAGAAGCGCATGGCGGCGCATGCGCGCAGCGCCGGCGCGGTGAAGATGTGCCTGCGCCACGGCGTCGACGTGATCTATCACGCCACGCTGTGCGACGAGGAGGCGCTCGACATGCTGGAGGCGAAGAAGGCGCGCGTCTTCGTGGCGCCGACCATCGGCATCACGGTTGGCGCCTACAAGGAGGCGCCGTCGCGCGGCGTCAACCTGCCCGACGATGTGAAGCGCCGCTTCGACAACGAGTTCGTCAGGGGCATCGAGAACATGAAGGCGCTGAAGAAGCGCGGCGTGCGCGTGCTGCCCGGCGGTGATTACGGCTTCGCCTTCAACCCGATGCCGCGCAACGCGCGCGACATGGAGCATTTCGTCAGCCTGTTCGGCTTCACGCCGATGGAGGCGATCGTCGCGGCGACGAAGTACGGCGGCGAGCTGATGGCCCGGGGCGCCGGGCCGGGCGAGAGCGAACGCGCCGCGCCCGAGCTTGGCCTGGTGAAGGAGGGCTTTCTTGCCGACCTGCTGCTGGTCGACGGCGATCCGTCGGTCGACGTCTCGATCCTGCAGGACGCCAACCGACTGCTGGCGATCATGAAGGACGGCGCCTTCCACAAGCCGCCGCCCGCGCACCGCGAAGCGCGGCCGATGGCGGCGGAGTAG
- a CDS encoding pyridoxal phosphate-dependent aminotransferase, whose amino-acid sequence MAFIADRLSRIKPSPTNAAQGKFLEMKAAGKDVIGLAAGEPDFPTPDHIKEAAYKAIRENDTRYTAIAGTPALRSAIVEKFKRDHGLDYKVSQTLVTNGGKQIIFNAMLATLNAGDEVIVPAPYWVSYPEMVAIADGTPVIVDCPEPKGFKLQPEDLERAITPRTKWLILNSPSNPTGAAYSKAELRALCDVLLRHPHVWVLTDDMYEKLVYDDFVFSTPAEIEPGLFDRTLTMNGVSKAYCMTGWRIGYAAGPQALINAMITIQSQSTSNASSISQAASVAALNGPTDFIPKNNAVFRQRRDLIVSMLNQATGIKCPRPEGAFYVYPSCAGTIGKKTPEGKTITNDTDFVNYLLEAEGLSVVQGSAFGMGPAFRISYATATELVEEAGRRIQRACAALR is encoded by the coding sequence ATGGCCTTCATCGCCGACCGTCTCAGTCGCATCAAGCCGTCGCCCACGAACGCCGCGCAGGGCAAGTTTCTGGAGATGAAGGCGGCGGGCAAGGATGTCATCGGCCTGGCCGCCGGCGAGCCCGACTTCCCGACTCCCGATCACATCAAGGAAGCCGCCTACAAGGCGATCCGCGAGAACGACACGCGCTACACCGCGATCGCCGGCACGCCGGCGCTGCGCTCGGCGATCGTCGAGAAGTTCAAGCGCGACCACGGGCTCGACTACAAGGTGTCGCAGACCCTGGTCACCAACGGCGGCAAGCAGATCATCTTCAACGCCATGCTGGCGACGCTCAACGCCGGCGACGAGGTGATCGTGCCGGCGCCCTACTGGGTGTCCTATCCGGAGATGGTGGCGATCGCCGACGGCACGCCGGTGATCGTCGATTGCCCAGAGCCCAAGGGCTTCAAGCTGCAGCCCGAGGATCTCGAGCGCGCCATCACGCCGCGCACCAAGTGGCTGATCCTGAACTCGCCTTCGAACCCGACCGGCGCGGCCTATTCCAAGGCCGAGCTGCGCGCGCTGTGCGACGTGCTGCTGAGGCATCCGCATGTCTGGGTGCTGACCGACGACATGTACGAGAAGCTGGTCTACGACGACTTCGTCTTCAGCACGCCGGCCGAGATCGAGCCCGGGCTGTTCGACCGCACGCTCACCATGAACGGCGTGTCGAAGGCCTATTGCATGACCGGCTGGCGCATCGGCTACGCCGCCGGCCCGCAGGCGCTGATCAACGCCATGATCACCATCCAGTCGCAGAGCACGTCGAACGCCAGCTCGATCAGCCAGGCCGCGTCGGTCGCGGCGCTCAACGGGCCGACCGACTTCATCCCGAAGAACAACGCCGTCTTCAGGCAGCGCCGGGACCTCATCGTCTCGATGCTGAACCAGGCCACCGGCATCAAGTGCCCGCGGCCGGAGGGCGCGTTCTACGTCTACCCGTCCTGCGCCGGCACGATCGGCAAGAAGACGCCCGAAGGCAAGACGATCACCAACGACACCGACTTCGTGAACTACCTGCTCGAGGCCGAGGGGCTCTCGGTGGTGCAGGGCTCGGCCTTCGGCATGGGCCCGGCCTTCCGCATCTCCTACGCCACCGCCACCGAGCTGGTCGAGGAAGCCGGCCGCCGCATCCAGCGCGCCTGCGCCGCGCTGCGCTGA